A segment of the Zingiber officinale cultivar Zhangliang chromosome 8B, Zo_v1.1, whole genome shotgun sequence genome:
gtaatggagaccatgggatttatttaaaaatccctctcccacttagttatttataaatgaggaattttaactatgctagcctacttaaacttgtaaactaacatgcacacacaatataaaagcaataaatagaaaatttaattttcaactattatggcttttatctctaattgtcctccatgtgttgtcatcccaagctgctgccatatttggccaccgccatccatcttgctcctagttccgctgcgcctctggtccttagaaggttccacgctttgcaagattcgatccgcgacataaatagaattttacatttttgatcctatattccataaaaggaatgtacatgtatctagatcaaaaaataaaatcctaataaaaactaaatacagctcctgctgtattttaatacaatcatgcacacacattaaatgcccttgacatgtccaagggtccaatcacacacataataactaaaagtcataatagttggatcctgcatccacaaagttagcacatcctactattatcctgcctaaattatgtatgacatgtgcataattaaactaaataccaaatacacagaggcaaaaccctagctctgataccaattgttggttgctactcggaaaacctagaggttccactgtacaaaattttgtacaaaggtctgaaccttttcctagctaccatgtgttcttttaaattaaattttggatcgcctgcggaacttaacacgtttgatccaaaacttaatctatttgttcttttaggttttgacttggatctcctgcggaacttaacacgttcgacccaagtctccttaagttattaattccattaaatattaattcccataaaaggttcccagtactgacgtggcgaggcacatggccttcttggatatgggagcaaccaccaccgactagacaaaacctttaatagaaagctaatatttaatttcctaaaataactttaggttaaccaaagagaacaatcaaatcacaaggaaaaaaaaaacaaaagaacacaacttcgaaaaaccatattcgaaattctagaacgtaagcctcttgtatttggtattatttccataaataactagcatgatgcggaaatagaaattactagttataccttgtagaaaaacctcttgatcttctaccgtattcctcttctaacctcggacgttgtgtgggcaacgatctaccgagatgagaaaccaccaaccaccttcttctcctccaagcaaggttcggccacaaaggaagaactttaccaaagaagaaaatcaaaatactaaccaagctccaagagatgctagctttctctccttcttcttcttcttctccaagtagtatccggccaccacaagaactccaagaagagtaattcggccaccacaagaggaagagagggagaggttggccggccacaccaaggaaatagggagagaaaacaatagaggttgtgtctaatGAAGGCACCCCTcaaccttcttttatattccttggcctaggcaaattaggaaatttatttacaataaaatttccttaatttccttgacatgatttatttgagaaaaataaaataaaatttcccaaataaactctaatggccggccacatcaagaggaagcaaattggacaagtttcaatcaacaattaaaactttccttatttgtttcggaaattttaaaaataaaatttctctttaaaaatctcttcatggttaataaaaggaaatatctataattttaattttattaacatgtgaataattttaaagagaaaataaaaatctctccaatctacaaataaggaaagagatctaatctctttctttaatcttttgtaaatcttttacaagagagatattttaattttaattctctttaaattatatctaccacataataaaaattaaaattaaatttctttttaatttattttggccggccctactagcttgggttcaagctagggccggccacccaattatacctaggccctagcttgttcccaagctagcttggccggcccctattgggtgggtttagaaggtgggtataggtgggtatagaactctataaataagaggctacgataaggaccgagaggaggaattggttttggtcttccgataaaattaagcatcccgtgttcgccccgaacacacaacttaattttaccaatgataattcattccactagagaactatcattgaactaccgcaccaatcccaaattacatttttgggctccttcttattatgagtgtgttagtctccctgtgtttaagatatcgaatgtccactaattaagtgagttactgacaactcatttaattaatgtctaagtccaagagtagtaccactcaaccttatcgtcatgtcggactaagtccacctgcagggtttaacatgacaatccttatgagctcctcttggggacattatcaacctagtatctctaggacacagtttccttctataatcaacaacacacactataagtgataccatttcccaacttatcgggtttattgattcatcgaactaaatctcacccattgataaattaaagaaataaatatcaaacatatgtgtttgttattatattaggattaagagcacacacttccataataactgaggtctttgttcctttataaagtcagtataaaagaaacgacctcaaatggtcctactcaatacactctgagtgtactagtgtaattatatagtcaagataaactaatacctaattacactacgaccttctaatggtttgttcctttccattctggtcgtgagctactgtttataatttataaggtactgataatatcatcttctgtctgtgacaccacatactatgttatctacaatataaattaaatgaacaactacaaacaaatgtagataattagaccaaatgtgattctttattcataatgaatgtttacaaagcttaggctttcagtatacactccaacactttttTCTAGCTCGCTTTCAGATGCAAAAAGCTAACTAATTTAATAATACAAACtaattgaatcaaattggatGGAGTTAATAGGAATTAAGGAGTAGGACAGAGCGGTAGAAGAGAACAAGAAAAATTAGCTTTGCTTTTGTCTCCCTCTCAGCTTTTTCCTTGCTTTTGTAACCGGGCAAAACACACAACAATTCAAAATCAAGAGAACTAATGTCACAAGCAAGGACAACAAAGTTGATCAAAAATAAAAACTACACAGATCAAACACAAACTTATCAAAATGGAAGATTAATCAATGAGGCTGGCAGGCTTCTATCGCCGACCATGTAGAAACCTAGAAACGACCACCCTTGAAGAGGAGAGCTCACGACGAAATTAGGGCGAGGAATGGCACAGCGGCACTTCGCGGCGACAAAATTAGGTTTAGGATCGAGCGATCAGCACAGCGGAACTTTGCAACTGCAAATTTAGGGCGAGGATCAAGCAATCGGCAGAGGGGCACTTCGCAAGTTGCGATGGTGAAAATAGGGAGAGGAATCGATGATGCaagtttcattaaaattaaaatataaatattaaattacaTAACACATTAATAATATTTGAGCCCCTCTTGGAACTGGTCCTGAGGTGAGCGCCTCCTGGGCCTCACCTCAGGTTCGGGCCTGATAGCCAACCAGGGTGGCACCCTGTGCTTGGCTGTGATAGCGGACCAAAATCTAGAGCTATAAATGAACCAATCGTTCGTGAATAAGCTTGGTATTTTGTTTGGTAAGaatttgtttatgttcattcaatatacataaaattaattaaacaaacaagcttgaacaactcgttaagctaaacaaataagcttgaacacatatgttcagctcgttaatgttcatgaacaatgttaacgaactatatttattaataaaattcttttcaatatgctaaataaacaataaataaaataaaataaataaatttaaattatcaagctcaataaccaaccaattaaacaactaaaagtttcaaataatcaaacaagcttaaattgagagcttgataaaatataaacgaaccaaactcgaaccaagctcaagctaagctcaaaccaagctcaacccaagcttgaattgagagcttgataatatctaaacgaaccaagctcaagctcataaaaaataaatcaagccaaatttaaatactcatttcaaaagtttggtttattttaagctCGGTTCGgcttgattatcttatcaaataagcttgaacatccCAATATTCAACTCGGTTCGACTTATTTACCGCCCTACCAAAATTCAGATAAAGACCTCCCTTTTTCATCCTCGCCCAAAGACCTAAAATAAGGATGCCCAGTCAAATAACCAAAATATACTCCCCCACTCTCGCTAATCCGGCCTGTGGGGCACTCATCATAGTGAACTCCCTCACTCTCGCTAATCCTTGTGGGGCACTCAGATACATCCACATCATATTGAATTCCGTCACTCTCGCTAATCCCTGTGGGGCACTCAGATACATCCACATCAAATTGAATTCCTAAATATTCCTAGGAGAATTAGATAGACTTTAACTTACCTAAAACATAAAGACAAATAATCCTCCagccaatcaattataattatcACTGCCCCAGGCATAATCAAGTATATCATCGTATGCTAAATTTATAGGAATATATAAAGATCGATTTCGATAAAACCGACAGAAATACTTTTTCATATCATATGAATATGTGATGACATGTTCACTTTCTTAATTTATTTCTTTACAAATAATAGTGAAATGTGTGAGAGAACCAGGGACCTTTTGCAGAAATTATAAATTatcatttaataaaaaattctttctttGGAAATTAGGATTGAAGGATTATTTTGTTGACCAGAGTAAAAAATATTCTGATAATATATTTTTAACTAATGAAAATAATTTACACTTCTAAGTGTTTATCcttccttatttatatttttctaaaatattttttttttaatttttttaatcatactTAATATTTGTCTTTATTTCTAATACAAATCGTTTTTTTTAATCCATAAAGGACTGACCATAGTGATTAATGAAGCTTGTTCATCACGTTGGCAcctctatttgtttttttttttaaattataaaataattattatattatatagaattaaatattatattagaAAACAAATACACtaataaaagattaaaattatatatataaaatgatgtGCAAATTTATAAAGAtggataaaataaaatattaaaaataaataaaatcataattttttttgaaaaatgaaagatatattttaaaataatctttataTTTCAATATCAAATAAATAACTCAATTAAACAATACGTAACCTCAATAAACatacataataataaaaaatagatttaattagcaatgataaaaataataaaatttatttaaataaaaatataattaaaaactaTACAACTGATTCCACAatagaattaaatatttaattaattattagagCACTCATATTAGTGTTAATCCGTGAATCAAATTAATGATGTTACAACAATCATATACACCGAACACATCAACATTCATGAACaagaaaaaacttaaaaatatacttatttatttaatataaattaaaaataaaaataaataaatagacaaTGAAATTCATAAACatcaatattaaaataaatatgagtacgaatcaataaaaaatatatattaatataatgaatatagggaatataaattctatatttttcaaagaaGTGAGACATATTAACGTATGCGTATCCCTTATTGCTATTATTGCATAGTTTGTTAGATAGCCAGCCTTCTTTTAGTTATTTCGTATATATATCACAAGTCTGTCAGCTTTTAGATATATAGATTTGAAACCTATAACAATATTCATAGGATAATCTGCTCTTACACACACAGCAGCAAGAGGTCATCCTTCGATCATCTCGAGTCACATGCAAAATTTCACAAAATTAGCTAGCCCAACTATATATGAGCAGCGTAACATCCTTGATAATTCCCTTACGCGAACAAAATCTCACTGCTAGCTCCTTTGCAAAACAAATTAAACCAAAACAAGGAAGAAGATAAGATATCAAAGTTCTTAATTATGGTACCATACGATCAAGTAGTTTAACCTCTATATTATATCTCTTCCTCTAAGAAACCAGTCTTGGTGAGCACAGCATTCCTCACCTTGCTTAGATCCCTTCCCTTGAGGGTCCGCCCGGATCCTTCACAGACAGAGGATGAGATGTGAGTCTTGGCCATCTTCTTGGCCAGCCACTCATGGGGAGGATCCCCATCATCTTCATCATCATCGCCATCGCTGACATTGTCATTTCTTCCACCACCTAATTCTTCACCATGACTAGTACTTCCCTGTACGCGCTCGAGGATCTTAGACCAGTCAGGCCGGATGCTGACTGGAGGAGTGCTTTGAGCACTCAGTACTCCCCTACCACACGGAATCATCATCCTCGCATCACTTGAAGGGCTCCAGTTAGCAGCAGCACGAGACGTTGGCTGGTTTTTTGGAGTAGGGTGATCGATACCATTATCCACCAGAGTCGCCCAAACCTCCTCTTCCTCGAAGTCCTCATCGACGTTGTTGGCCATGTCGTCGAAGGTAGCTAGCTAGTAACGGTGGTATTTGCTTCAGGTCAAGAAGGGAAGGAGGGAGACATGAGTGCTATATGGGGAGCTGGATTAATTGACCATATGGCTCTCTTTATGGCACTCCACCGCCACCTTCAGAATAAATTAAAGCAAAGTAGCACTGTGAGGGGATCGGGAGGCACGCGGGCGTGTCGAATATCCAGAGGGCAAATAAAGCTTGAGTGAAGGAGAAGGGAGAAATCCAGGATTCTGCAGCTGCACCTTGATGTGGATTGTTGATTTGAGGGGAGAATGACTGTTTGTCACAGAGAGCTAGCTAGTAGCTATATATAGCCAGAAAATGCGCACCAAATTTGTTTTGCTTTTAGTGGGAACAGTTGGTGAATTTACTGGTTGGTTGAAAATCTGAAAGTCCCTGCCTGCTCTCTATTGGTGGGGTGCGGGGGAGAATTAAATTAGagataagaagaggtgaggggaGGGATTGGACAGTGTGCCTGTCATCGGGACTCAGTGTCGTCCTCTCCTTTAGTACAGTAGTACTGGTCAGTTTGAGCTACTCGGTTACGGGATTGATCAGCGACGTAGGGCCCCACCCTATGGAATGTTGAGGAGCTATGTAGGTAAAATGCTACCTAATTTTTCTCTCGCgactatttatttttaataattatatattttttcattaaattatatattagatTTTCGAAAGGACTAATCCCACCCAGTATTGTTACGCAATTTATCAGAGACATTTTATAAATTAGTTGGATTGAAAGTACAATTTAAGAATATCTGAACTGATAATCTCAAATAGCTAAAGAGGATATTTTTCAGGGTAATTCGATTGGCTTGTTTGGTTGACTGTTAAGTTCGAGTATAAAGTGATCGAGTTCAAGGGCTGAGCGGTAGAGTGCAGTACGACAGAACGTAGAGTAGTGCTGTCAAACGGATCAATATGTGATGGGGTAGGGCGGTCCATAGTAGGTCAATCATTTGGTGGAATAGGACAGGTCGATTCGTCAAATATATGGCGGGGCAGGTCGGTCCATAGCAGGTCAATCATTTGGTGGAACGGGACGGGTCGATCCGTCAACATAGTGGATTGAAAAATTTTCAATTCAATCCAATCCAAGATGGATTACTGATTGACCCAcccatcaaattttttttaaaaaaaaataaaacatatttCATTTCTTCAACGTTTTACTTCGGAAAGATTTCATCAATTAAATGTATCTTCaaatatgtattttaaatatacatggacacaaacaaatatttatgtgggatgaaaagtactatttttatttcaaaattataacaaagatagataataaaatgacataaaacttagtttatatgtgtttctcaacccgcgggccaaccaaAGCCCGTCGTGGGCCGACCcgtgcgggtcgcgggcctaggcgggtcggcccacggcgggcttgggttgataaaatttcaacccaacccgtttaaattgtttggcgggacgGGTCAACCCGAcaggcccaacccaaattgatggCTCTAACGTAGAGTAGTTAAGGGGTAGAGCGGTCGAGGCATGCTTTTTAGTAGtttccttaaaataaattcgtCCTTCTATGACTATGCTTTGAGGTTGTGATGGATGTCCGTTTTTCATAATACAACAGTAAAATCATAGACACAACCAAGTACAATGTAAATATACAATAGAGAGAAAGTTTGGGAAATGAAGGTGGATGAAGAACCTTTTGTTTTCGGTTCCATGTGTCAAAATGTCGATTAttccacttgggtaaattttgtCCCAGCCAATTTGACATTCAGTGCACACAGGTCATGCTTGCACACAAATCAACTTGATTTAGTGCAATTCGGACTCAAGATTTACGGGCAGGGATCCTCTGGACCGCCCGCCCTAGTCCGCTCTTGGACCAGGGCAGGTGGATTGGTGGGAGGTCATGACCCCCACCTGTTAAATACTGGACCAGGGTATGGTCCAGCATTTGTGGGTCAGAGGATCTCATCCCAAGATTTGCACCCCCTATGTATCCATACGTGAGAGAGAACGTCTTTCCATCTATTTGTTCACATCATACATGTATATAAACCATTCAATATGGCTGGAAACTCTCAATATGGAATTAAAGTATATATATTTGTCCTGGTGCCCGGATGCCCTCCCAGACATGCCAATTTTTAAAAGTGAATCAGGACACCCAGACATATGAGGGTCGCTCAGGAGTATACActgaatatatatatagttgAATGATATATATCCTGCGGACCATTCCTTGCGAAACAGTCCTcgattcctttttattttttattttttaatttttggtcGGGACGCTtggattaaatttttaaaaataaaaaatttctttaaacatcctaaatacatatattatGCTCCATGAGCACCTAAAGTTATTTATTTTGAGCATTATAACCCAAGAGGGAAGCCTGAACCCAAGAGGAAAATCGTATTAGTTTAAATCCATTATAACTCAACtcctaaattctaaaatcttaaaGCTTAAGTATATATAATATACATGAACCCTATAGGGAAAATCTTATTGACTCAAACCCGTTATAACTCTActcctaaattctaaaattttgaaccctaaataaatataatatatctcaaaataaaaaaaaaatatatcattcaAACTATTCTTGTCTTGAACTCTAGtcccttctgttcgcgagaagcaaTTTTCATCGGGTAGGATCTCCTCCGTCAGTTGTAGCCCTCCGCCACCAATTCTCGGTCTTCTTCATCAGCTCAGACGAACTGGTTTGGTTTGCCTTTGTGTGtatttatcttttcttttcctcactCACTCTCTCACTCTatatttctctttttctctctcaGTCGTAGGGTTCTTAGATTTTTCTCCGGCCAACCTTTGAACTTTGAGG
Coding sequences within it:
- the LOC122017591 gene encoding uncharacterized protein LOC122017591 encodes the protein MANNVDEDFEEEEVWATLVDNGIDHPTPKNQPTSRAAANWSPSSDARMMIPCGRGVLSAQSTPPVSIRPDWSKILERVQGSTSHGEELGGGRNDNVSDGDDDEDDGDPPHEWLAKKMAKTHISSSVCEGSGRTLKGRDLSKVRNAVLTKTGFLEEEI